Proteins encoded by one window of Grus americana isolate bGruAme1 chromosome 7, bGruAme1.mat, whole genome shotgun sequence:
- the TACR2 gene encoding substance-K receptor has protein sequence MSTFSVLNASNSSQADSLEDSDNWTAVTQFTQPGWQIALWAISYSFIVITSIVGNVTIIWIILAHRRMRTATNYFIVNLALSDLLMSAFNTIFNFIYASHNVWYFGEEFCRFQNWFPITAMFVSIYSMTAVAAERYVAIIHPFKPRLSAGSTRVIIGIIWLVAFGLAFPQCFYAEILTDNGTTKCIVVWPDDVGSKHQLTYHIAVIVLIYLLPLMVMFVAYSIIGITLWSSAVPGNHLNRVRYEHQVNAKKKFVKTMVVVVIIFAVCWLPYHIYFILGSFKEDIYQQKYIQQVYLAIFLLAMSSTMYNPIIYCCLNQRFRSGFKLAFRWCPCIKATEKDKLKLMSPSLYQTTHRKSRTTSFNTETQSNEKEKTSFTLTQLTL, from the exons ATGAGCACATTTTCCGTTTTAAATGCTAGCAACAGTTCGCAGGCTGACTCCCTCGAGGATAGCGACAATTGGACAGCTGTAACCCAGTTTACCCAGCCGGGATGGCAAATTGCTTTGTGGGCTATCAGCTATTCCTTCATCGTTATCACATCCATTGTTGGCAACGTCACCATCATCTGGATTATTCTTGCACACAGGAGGATGAGGACTGCTACCAACTACTTTATCGTTAATTTGGCTCTTTCGGATTTGCTGATGTCCGCTTTCAATACCatcttcaattttatttacGCCAGCCACAACGTCTGGTATTTTGGCGAGGAATTCTGCAGGTTTCAGAACTGGTTTCCCATCACCGCGATGTTTGTGAGCATTTACTCCATGACAGCCGTGGCTGCAGAGAG GTACGTGGCGATAATTCATCCCTTCAAGCCCAGGCTTTCTGCTGGAAGCACCAGAGTCATCATAGGGATAATCTGGCTGGTGGCGTTTGGGCTCGCCTTCCCCCAGTGCTTCTACGCCGAGATCCTGACGGACAACGGAACGACGAAATGCATCGTCGTCTGGCCGGATGACGTCGGATCCAAGCACCAGCTCAC gTATCACATTGCAGTGATCGTGTTGATTTATTTACTGCCTTTAATGGTGATGTTTGTTGCATACAGCATTATAGGAATTACTCTGTGGAGCAGCGCGGTTCCAGGCAACCACCTTAACAGGGTCCGCTACGAACACCAAGTTAATGCCAAAAAAAAG tttGTGAAGACCATGGTGGTAGTTGTGATCATTTTTGCTGTCTGCTGGCTGCCCTATCACATATACTTCATCCTGGGGAGCTTCAAGGAAGACATCTACCAGCAGAAGTATATTCAGCAGGTTTATCTCGCAATCTTTCTGCTTGCCATGAGTTCAACAATGTACAACCCCATCATATACTGCTGTCTTAACCAAAG GTTCCGTTCTGGCTTCAAATTAGCCTTCCGGTGGTGTCCATGCATAAAAGCAACTGAGAAAGACAAACTTAAACTTATGTCCCCATCTCTTTACCAGACAACCCACAGGAAGTCAAGAACAACAAGTTTCAATACAGAAACTCAAtcaaatgagaaagagaagacatCATTTACCCTCACCCAGCTAACACTGTGA
- the TSPAN15 gene encoding tetraspanin-15 isoform X2, which produces MPVRHEERVAGTNSQHFTRHVMPFPACTPLVIGALVLAVGIYAEVERQKYKTLESAFLAPAIILILLGIIMFLVSFVGVLASLRDNLCLLQAFMYILGICLLIELTGGVVALIFRNQTISFLNHNIRRGIENYYDDLDFKNIMDSVQKQFKCCGGEDYRDWSQNVYHNCAAPGPLACGVPYTCCITNKTDIINTMCGYKTIDKERLSVQHVIYVRGCTNAVLIWFLDNYSIMAGVLLGILLPQFLGVLLSLLYVTRVEDIITEHKLSERLFEVAPQRSAPEFAGAGCCMCYPG; this is translated from the exons ATGCCCGTGAGACATGAAGAACGTGTGGCAGGCACTAATTCCCAGCACTTTACACGGCATGTGATGCCATTTCCAGCCTGCACGCCATTG GTGATTGGAGCCCTTGTCCTCGCCGTTGGGATTTATGCAGAAGTTGAAAGACAGAAGTACAAAACTCTAGAAAGTGCCTTTCTAGCCccagcaattattttaatacttttggGCATTATAATGTTCCTGGTATCTTTTGTGGGTGTGCTGGCTTCTTTAAGAGACAATTTATGCCTTCTTCAAGCA ttcatGTACATTCTTGGAATCTGCTTGCTGATTGAGCTGACTGGTGGAGTGGTGGCTCTGATCTTCAGAAACCAG ACAATCAGTTTTTTGAACCATAATATTAGAAGAGGAATTGAGAATTACTATGATGATTTAGACTTCAAGAACATCATGGATTCTGTTCAAAAgcag TTTAAGTGCTGCGGTGGGGAAGATTACAGAGATTGGTCACAAAACGTGTACCACAACTGCGCGGCGCCGGGACCGCTGGCCTGCGGGGTGCCCTACACTTGTTGCATCACAAATAAG acagACATCATCAACACGATGTGTGGATACAAAACCATTGACAAAGAG CGCTTGAGTGTTCAGCACGTTATATATGTCCGTGGATGCACGAATGCGGTGCTTATTTGGTTTTTGGACAACTACAGCATCATGGCTGGCGTGCTGCTCGGCATATTGCTACCCCAG TTCCTGGGAGTGTTGTTATCCCTCCTTTACGTAACTCGGGTGGAAGATATCATCACCGAGCACAAGCTGAGCGAAAGACTCTTTGAAGTAGCGCCGCAGAGATCTGCCCCCGAGTTTGCTGGAGCCGGCTGCTGCATGTGTTACCCGGGGTGA
- the TSPAN15 gene encoding tetraspanin-15 isoform X1 — MAARDAEQARYCGRLSYVCLKLTLITYSTTFWVIGALVLAVGIYAEVERQKYKTLESAFLAPAIILILLGIIMFLVSFVGVLASLRDNLCLLQAFMYILGICLLIELTGGVVALIFRNQTISFLNHNIRRGIENYYDDLDFKNIMDSVQKQFKCCGGEDYRDWSQNVYHNCAAPGPLACGVPYTCCITNKTDIINTMCGYKTIDKERLSVQHVIYVRGCTNAVLIWFLDNYSIMAGVLLGILLPQFLGVLLSLLYVTRVEDIITEHKLSERLFEVAPQRSAPEFAGAGCCMCYPG, encoded by the exons ATGGCGGCGAGGGACGCGGAGCAAGCGCGGTACTGCGGGCGGCTCTCCTACGTCTGCCTCAAGCTCACCCTCATCACCTACTCCACCACCTTCTGG GTGATTGGAGCCCTTGTCCTCGCCGTTGGGATTTATGCAGAAGTTGAAAGACAGAAGTACAAAACTCTAGAAAGTGCCTTTCTAGCCccagcaattattttaatacttttggGCATTATAATGTTCCTGGTATCTTTTGTGGGTGTGCTGGCTTCTTTAAGAGACAATTTATGCCTTCTTCAAGCA ttcatGTACATTCTTGGAATCTGCTTGCTGATTGAGCTGACTGGTGGAGTGGTGGCTCTGATCTTCAGAAACCAG ACAATCAGTTTTTTGAACCATAATATTAGAAGAGGAATTGAGAATTACTATGATGATTTAGACTTCAAGAACATCATGGATTCTGTTCAAAAgcag TTTAAGTGCTGCGGTGGGGAAGATTACAGAGATTGGTCACAAAACGTGTACCACAACTGCGCGGCGCCGGGACCGCTGGCCTGCGGGGTGCCCTACACTTGTTGCATCACAAATAAG acagACATCATCAACACGATGTGTGGATACAAAACCATTGACAAAGAG CGCTTGAGTGTTCAGCACGTTATATATGTCCGTGGATGCACGAATGCGGTGCTTATTTGGTTTTTGGACAACTACAGCATCATGGCTGGCGTGCTGCTCGGCATATTGCTACCCCAG TTCCTGGGAGTGTTGTTATCCCTCCTTTACGTAACTCGGGTGGAAGATATCATCACCGAGCACAAGCTGAGCGAAAGACTCTTTGAAGTAGCGCCGCAGAGATCTGCCCCCGAGTTTGCTGGAGCCGGCTGCTGCATGTGTTACCCGGGGTGA
- the TSPAN15 gene encoding tetraspanin-15 isoform X3, whose protein sequence is MAARDAEQARYCGRLSYVCLKLTLITYSTTFWVIGALVLAVGIYAEVERQKYKTLESAFLAPAIILILLGIIMFLVSFVGVLASLRDNLCLLQAFMYILGICLLIELTGGVVALIFRNQTISFLNHNIRRGIENYYDDLDFKNIMDSVQKQTDIINTMCGYKTIDKERLSVQHVIYVRGCTNAVLIWFLDNYSIMAGVLLGILLPQFLGVLLSLLYVTRVEDIITEHKLSERLFEVAPQRSAPEFAGAGCCMCYPG, encoded by the exons ATGGCGGCGAGGGACGCGGAGCAAGCGCGGTACTGCGGGCGGCTCTCCTACGTCTGCCTCAAGCTCACCCTCATCACCTACTCCACCACCTTCTGG GTGATTGGAGCCCTTGTCCTCGCCGTTGGGATTTATGCAGAAGTTGAAAGACAGAAGTACAAAACTCTAGAAAGTGCCTTTCTAGCCccagcaattattttaatacttttggGCATTATAATGTTCCTGGTATCTTTTGTGGGTGTGCTGGCTTCTTTAAGAGACAATTTATGCCTTCTTCAAGCA ttcatGTACATTCTTGGAATCTGCTTGCTGATTGAGCTGACTGGTGGAGTGGTGGCTCTGATCTTCAGAAACCAG ACAATCAGTTTTTTGAACCATAATATTAGAAGAGGAATTGAGAATTACTATGATGATTTAGACTTCAAGAACATCATGGATTCTGTTCAAAAgcag acagACATCATCAACACGATGTGTGGATACAAAACCATTGACAAAGAG CGCTTGAGTGTTCAGCACGTTATATATGTCCGTGGATGCACGAATGCGGTGCTTATTTGGTTTTTGGACAACTACAGCATCATGGCTGGCGTGCTGCTCGGCATATTGCTACCCCAG TTCCTGGGAGTGTTGTTATCCCTCCTTTACGTAACTCGGGTGGAAGATATCATCACCGAGCACAAGCTGAGCGAAAGACTCTTTGAAGTAGCGCCGCAGAGATCTGCCCCCGAGTTTGCTGGAGCCGGCTGCTGCATGTGTTACCCGGGGTGA